From Nicotiana tabacum cultivar K326 chromosome 20, ASM71507v2, whole genome shotgun sequence, one genomic window encodes:
- the LOC107771505 gene encoding large ribosomal subunit protein eL34-like — MVQRLTYRKRHSYATKSSQHRVVKTPGGKLVYQSSKKRASGPKCPVTGKRIQGIPHLRPAEYKRSRLSRNRRTANRAYGGVLSGGAVRERVIRAFLVEEQKIVKKVLKIQKAKEMLAAKS; from the exons ATGGTGCAGAGACTTACTTATCGGAAGCGCCATAGCTATGCAACCAAATCCAGCCAGCATCGTGTCGTCAAAACCCCTG GTGGCAAGTTAGTATACCAGAGTAGCAAGAAGCGAGCTAGTGGGCCTAAGTGTCCTGTTACCGGGAAGAGGATTCAAGGG ATCCCTCACTTGAGACCAGCTGAGTATAAGAGATCTAGATTGTCTAGGAACAGGAGGACCGCGAATCGTGCCTATGGTGGTGTGTTGTCTGGAGGAGCAGTGAGAGAGAG GGTTATTCGAGCTTTCTTGGTGGAAGAGCAGAAAATTGTGAAGAAGGTTTTGAAGATTCAAAAAGCCAAAGAAATGCTGGCAGCTAAGAGCTGA
- the LOC107771506 gene encoding glutathione S-transferase U10, with amino-acid sequence MGEENKVTLHGMWISPYVNRVQLALKVKGIPFEYVEEDLSNKSTLLLKYNPIHKKVPILVHNGKPVSESFVILEYIDETWKNKSRLFPEDPYERSRVRFWASYIQQVTECMLKVLKGEGQDEALEEFLEKLNVLEDGIKNSSLGIDTNIEGRNMGLLDIMIVVTLGGYKVQEQMFGVKILDPDKTPLLCSWVTSLIELPIVKEYAPPHDKVVSFLHFLKDVGFKTPRN; translated from the exons ATGGGAGAGGAAAATAAGGTCACTCTACATGGAATGTGGATTAGCCCCTATGTGAACAGAGTACAACTGGCTCTCAAAGTCAAAGGCATACCTTTTGAGTATGTAGaagaagatttgagcaacaaaaGTACATTGCTCCTCAAATACAATCCCATTCATAAGAAAGTACCAATACTTGTCCATAATGGTAAGCCAGTATCGGAGTCCTTTGTCATTCTTGAATACATTGATGAGACATGGAAGAACAAATCTCGACTCTTTCCAGAAGATCCTTATGAAAGATCCAGAGTCCGATTCTGGGCTTCTTACATCCAACAG GTAACAGAGTGCATGCTCAAGGTCTTGAAAGGGGAAGGACAAGACGAGGCATTAGAGGAATTTCTAGAGAAACTGAACGTGTTAGAAGATGGAATCAAGAATTCCTCACTGGGTATCGACACTAATATAGAAGGAAGGAATATGGGGTTGCTAGATATCATGATTGTTGTTACACTAGGGGGATACAAAGTGCAAGAGCAAATGTTTGGTGTGAAGATACTGGATCCAGACAAGACACCTTTGTTATGCTCATGGGTGACTAGTCTAATTGAGCTGCCTATAGTTAAAGAATATGCACCACCTCATGACAAGGTggtttcatttcttcattttctcaaAGATGTGGGCTTCAAAACGCCAAGAAATTGA
- the LOC107771507 gene encoding glutathione S-transferase U9 — protein sequence MGEENKVILHGMWASPYVKRVELALKVKGIPFEYIEEDLSNKSILLLKYNPIHKKVPVLVHNGKPVSESFVIIEYIDETWKNEPRLLPEDPYERSRVRFWASYIQQVTECMLKVFKGEEKALEEFYEKLNVLEDGIKNSSLGINTNIEGRNMGLLDIMIIITLGAYKVQEQVFGVKILDPDKTPLLCSGLSSLIELPIVKEITPPHDKVVSFLHFLKEMVFKSPAN from the exons ATGGGAGAGGAAAATAAGGTCATTCTACATGGAATGTGGGCTAGCCCTTATGTGAAGAGAGTAGAATTGGCTCTCAAAGTCAAAGGCATACCTTTTGAGTATATAGaagaagatttgagcaacaaaaGTATATTGCTCCTCAAATACAATCCCATTCATAAGAAAGTACCAGTACTTGTCCATAATGGAAAGCCAGTATCGGAGTCATTTGTCATTATTGAATACATTGATGAAACATGGAAGAATGAACCTCGACTCTTGCCTGAAGATCCTTATGAAAGATCCAGAGTCCGGTTCTGGGCTTCTTACATCCAACAG GTGACTGAATGCATGCTCAAGGTCTTCAAAGGGGAAGAAAAAGCATTAGAGGAATTTTATGAGAAACTGAACGTGCTGGAAGATGGAATCAAGAATTCCTCCCTGGGTATCAACACTAATATAGAAGGAAGGAATATGGGGTTGCTAGATATCATGATCATTATAACACTAGGGGCATACAAAGTACAAGAGCAAGTGTTTGGTGTGAAGATATTGGATCCAGACAAAACACCTTTGTTATGCTCAGGGTTGAGTAGTTTAATTGAGCTGCCTATAGTTAAAGAAATCACTCCACCTCATGAcaaggttgtttcatttcttcattttctcaaAGAAATGGTCTTCAAATCTCCGGCCAATTGA